One region of Microcoleus sp. FACHB-68 genomic DNA includes:
- a CDS encoding SGNH/GDSL hydrolase family protein, whose amino-acid sequence MKIALLILAIGLGLLTLLEVSLRLLFGFGQPLIYIPDERIGYLLAPNQRTRRFGNRIEINQYSMRSAPVSPTRPASTLRVLLLGDSVANGGWWTDREETISAMIARELEGGEGAVEVLNASANSWGPRNELAYLQRFGTFDAQAVVLLINTDDLFATAPTSLPVGQDRNYPSRQPPLALVEVLSRYVLPSPPVSPELQAVQAETGDRAGRNLEAIQQVKEIVNKNKGQFLLAMTPLLREIGQPGSLDYEKKARLRLTDFTQNEQVTYIDFLPIFNAAPQPETLYRDHIHLSPTGNQKVSELISKELSRLLQQKQLEAQD is encoded by the coding sequence ATGAAAATTGCGCTGCTCATTTTGGCCATCGGCCTTGGCCTTTTGACGCTATTAGAGGTGAGCCTGCGCCTGCTATTTGGTTTTGGCCAGCCCCTGATTTATATTCCAGATGAGCGAATTGGCTATCTTTTAGCGCCGAACCAGCGCACTCGCCGGTTTGGCAACCGAATTGAAATTAATCAGTATTCCATGCGAAGTGCGCCGGTATCGCCAACTCGACCGGCTTCTACCTTGCGGGTGTTACTGCTGGGAGATTCTGTGGCAAATGGCGGCTGGTGGACGGATCGGGAGGAGACGATTTCCGCGATGATTGCTCGTGAGTTAGAAGGGGGAGAGGGAGCAGTTGAAGTCCTCAATGCTTCTGCCAATTCTTGGGGACCGAGAAATGAATTGGCTTATTTACAACGGTTTGGCACGTTTGACGCTCAGGCTGTCGTGTTGCTGATTAATACCGATGATTTGTTTGCCACCGCACCGACTTCGCTGCCGGTGGGCCAAGATCGCAACTATCCGAGCCGGCAACCTCCTTTAGCCTTGGTGGAAGTATTGAGCCGCTATGTGTTGCCTTCCCCGCCGGTATCCCCGGAATTACAAGCCGTGCAGGCAGAAACCGGCGATCGGGCCGGTCGCAACTTGGAAGCAATACAACAAGTTAAGGAAATTGTCAATAAAAATAAAGGCCAATTTTTACTGGCCATGACTCCTTTATTGCGTGAAATTGGACAGCCCGGTTCGTTGGATTACGAAAAAAAGGCGCGTCTGCGTCTCACGGACTTTACTCAAAACGAGCAAGTCACTTACATTGATTTTCTACCGATTTTCAATGCAGCCCCGCAGCCAGAAACCCTCTACCGAGATCACATTCACCTCAGTCCCACCGGCAACCAAAAAGTCAGTGAACTGATCAGCAAGGAACTGAGCCGGCTATTGCAGCAAAAACAGCTAGAAGCCCAGGATTAA
- the btpA gene encoding photosystem I biogenesis protein BtpA, translating to MDLNQIFKTPNPIIGVVHLLPLPTSPRWGGSLRAVIDRAEQEATALASGGVNALIVENFFDAPFTSGRVDPAVVSAMTLIIGHLMNLVTLPVGINVLRNDAHSALAIASNVGAKFIRVNVLTGVMATDQGLIEGQAHQLLRYRRELGSDVKILADVLVKHARPLGSPNLTTAVQETIQRGLADGVILSGWATGSPPNLEDLELATAAANGTPVFIGSGANWENIPTLMQAADGVIVSSSLKRHGRIEQPIDPIRVSQFVEATRRSVSEKPAPKPVSSFTVH from the coding sequence GTGGACTTAAATCAGATATTCAAAACACCAAATCCAATTATTGGGGTGGTACATTTATTGCCGCTACCGACATCTCCCCGGTGGGGTGGCAGCCTTAGAGCTGTGATTGATCGAGCGGAACAAGAAGCGACAGCCTTGGCTTCCGGTGGCGTTAACGCCTTGATCGTGGAAAATTTTTTCGACGCGCCGTTTACCAGTGGGCGAGTCGATCCGGCTGTGGTTAGTGCGATGACACTGATCATTGGGCATCTGATGAATTTGGTGACGCTGCCGGTGGGGATCAATGTCTTACGCAACGACGCCCATAGCGCCTTGGCCATTGCCTCCAATGTCGGAGCCAAATTTATCCGCGTCAACGTCTTAACCGGCGTCATGGCCACAGATCAAGGGTTAATCGAAGGGCAAGCCCATCAACTCCTGCGCTACCGGCGGGAATTGGGCAGTGATGTCAAAATACTGGCAGATGTACTGGTCAAGCACGCTCGGCCTTTGGGTTCCCCCAATCTCACCACAGCCGTGCAAGAGACAATACAACGGGGTTTAGCCGATGGCGTGATACTCTCTGGTTGGGCAACCGGCAGTCCCCCCAATTTAGAAGACCTAGAATTGGCCACAGCAGCCGCGAATGGCACGCCGGTGTTCATTGGCAGTGGGGCCAATTGGGAAAATATCCCCACCCTGATGCAAGCAGCAGACGGCGTAATTGTCTCCAGTTCCCTGAAGCGACATGGACGCATCGAACAACCCATCGATCCGATTCGGGTTAGCCAATTTGTGGAAGCCACGCGCCGTAGCGTCTCGGAAAAGCCAGCCCCCAAACCCGTTTCCTCGTTTACCGTTCATTAG
- a CDS encoding vitamin K epoxide reductase family protein — protein MIRRRSTPWIHRWSRVLIAAIAAAGALETAFLTVVKLTGNVSAVCPTSGCNQVLNSPYAQVFGIPLTLLGFLAYTAMAVMAAAPLAFNPANQKELRSKLENLTWPLLFAGGIAMVIFSGYLMYLLIFVIKEFCFYCLASALFSLALFVLALIGREWEDIGQIVFTGIIVGMVTLIGTLGIYANANSPVATDSAVNSSGSGQAGPPVTTTSGEAEIALARHLTQVGAKEYGAYWCPHCHDQKQLFGKEAFALADYVECDPEGRNARAQMCIDAKIQGYPTWEINGKFYQGVQSLEKLADLSGYNGPRNFKNTIATPTVP, from the coding sequence ATGATTCGCCGACGTTCTACCCCCTGGATTCATCGCTGGTCGCGTGTCCTGATCGCGGCGATAGCAGCTGCCGGTGCTTTAGAAACGGCCTTTCTCACAGTCGTCAAATTGACCGGCAATGTTAGTGCAGTCTGCCCTACAAGCGGCTGTAACCAGGTACTCAACAGCCCTTACGCTCAAGTTTTTGGCATACCTTTGACGCTGTTAGGTTTTTTGGCCTATACCGCTATGGCGGTGATGGCGGCTGCCCCTTTGGCCTTCAATCCCGCCAATCAGAAGGAACTGCGATCTAAGCTGGAAAACCTGACTTGGCCATTGCTATTTGCCGGTGGCATTGCAATGGTAATTTTCAGCGGCTACTTAATGTATCTGCTGATTTTTGTCATTAAAGAATTCTGTTTCTATTGCCTCGCCTCGGCTTTATTTTCACTCGCACTATTTGTGCTGGCCCTAATAGGGCGGGAATGGGAAGATATTGGTCAAATCGTTTTCACCGGCATCATCGTTGGGATGGTGACGCTGATTGGAACCTTGGGGATATACGCGAACGCCAACTCACCTGTGGCAACGGACTCTGCTGTTAATTCGTCAGGTTCCGGACAAGCCGGCCCACCCGTTACGACCACCTCTGGTGAAGCAGAAATTGCTTTAGCACGTCATCTTACCCAAGTCGGGGCCAAGGAATACGGGGCTTATTGGTGTCCACACTGCCACGATCAAAAGCAACTGTTTGGCAAAGAAGCATTTGCGCTGGCGGACTACGTTGAATGTGACCCCGAAGGCCGCAATGCTCGCGCTCAAATGTGCATAGACGCAAAAATTCAAGGCTACCCAACTTGGGAAATTAACGGCAAATTTTATCAGGGCGTCCAATCCCTAGAGAAATTAGCCGATCTCTCCGGTTACAACGGCCCGCGTAACTTTAAGAACACCATCGCCACCCCCACAGTGCCTTAA
- a CDS encoding DUF3181 family protein: MANLSTTQAIEELAAEIGENVYMDIAKWHLHLREAHLHTVLAERLYPLLSGRTIDEDQVLPILQNIPVKLGGGKREVSLLDLLPMQSQVQLMDILEEYQRKIS, from the coding sequence ATGGCTAACCTAAGTACCACACAAGCAATCGAAGAACTAGCGGCTGAGATTGGCGAGAACGTTTACATGGATATCGCCAAGTGGCACCTCCATTTACGTGAAGCTCATCTTCACACCGTTCTCGCTGAACGTCTTTACCCGCTGCTGAGTGGTAGAACTATCGACGAAGACCAGGTTCTACCCATCCTGCAAAATATCCCTGTGAAATTAGGGGGTGGCAAACGGGAAGTTTCTCTGTTGGATTTGCTGCCAATGCAATCTCAAGTTCAGCTGATGGATATCTTAGAAGAGTATCAGCGCAAGATTAGCTAA
- a CDS encoding tetratricopeptide repeat protein, translating into MAKKKRLPITGKGFGAGTQQLMAGLVKAESLIRQKNWLQALEILEALEKRYPNEPDVLISQVNLYLEIGDIKHYQHTCERLLKIDPNNANATLGLAGSYLANLRPLLAIRTFRRFVERWPNDQRVADVNQTIAELEPKITGMVAEMGLTGEEAIELATIHEQAQCCLELGKYLECRQLEEQILERRPDFTSALNNISQAYVMEGQIEPAITTSQRVLEIDPKNYHALSNLSRYLCLSGRLEEAKQQAEQLKSLESDAADIWVKKAEAFSFLGDDQSVLDAFVGAEKTGSLEPAVSSPFLYHLAAVAHLRQGNQDRARKYWQQALKINAGFELAQANLNDLNQPVSQRHCPWPFPLANWVSQHAINELLEQVRFGFREDDEEAATQTTQRYLQQHPEMVSLVPMLLDRGDPPGREFALRLAKMAKTPEMLEALKDFALSNRGPDESRHEASIVVSSAGLLSAAEPVRMWMRGKWQELILFGFEIDTEPVGTHDPQVMKWLAAAIEALKQQNPDEAERLLQQCLEIEPDDPSLLNNLATAYEQQKRKKEAYALTHQIYERYPDYLFARLSIASQHLATGDIEAAEELLNPLLSRRRFHVSEFAAFCMVQMELSVAKGSPEAARSWLGMFEQTYPEHPAIASWKKRLSPPSRQLGTKG; encoded by the coding sequence ATGGCAAAAAAGAAAAGACTGCCAATCACCGGCAAAGGCTTCGGTGCCGGCACTCAACAACTCATGGCCGGCTTAGTCAAAGCCGAAAGCTTGATTCGCCAGAAAAATTGGCTCCAAGCGTTGGAAATCTTAGAAGCTTTGGAAAAGCGCTATCCCAACGAGCCAGACGTGCTGATTAGCCAAGTGAATCTCTACCTCGAAATTGGTGACATCAAGCACTATCAGCACACTTGCGAGCGCCTGCTTAAAATTGACCCAAATAATGCCAATGCCACCCTAGGGTTAGCCGGCTCCTATCTGGCCAATCTTCGCCCCCTGTTGGCCATCAGAACCTTTCGCCGGTTTGTTGAGCGGTGGCCAAACGACCAGCGCGTTGCCGATGTCAACCAGACCATTGCGGAACTGGAACCCAAAATTACTGGAATGGTTGCAGAAATGGGGTTAACCGGCGAAGAGGCTATAGAACTGGCAACTATACATGAACAAGCTCAATGCTGCTTAGAACTGGGGAAATATTTGGAATGCCGGCAGCTCGAAGAACAAATATTAGAACGCCGGCCCGATTTCACTTCTGCGCTCAACAACATCAGCCAAGCCTACGTGATGGAAGGCCAAATCGAGCCAGCGATTACCACCAGCCAGCGCGTCCTTGAAATCGATCCCAAAAACTATCACGCCCTCTCCAACCTCAGCCGTTACCTGTGCCTGAGTGGCCGGCTTGAGGAAGCCAAACAGCAAGCTGAGCAACTTAAATCCCTTGAATCTGATGCCGCAGATATTTGGGTAAAAAAAGCAGAAGCCTTCAGTTTCCTGGGCGACGATCAAAGCGTTCTTGATGCCTTCGTCGGCGCTGAAAAAACCGGCAGCCTGGAACCTGCCGTCTCTAGTCCCTTCCTTTATCATCTGGCAGCCGTTGCCCACCTACGGCAGGGAAACCAAGATCGCGCCCGTAAATACTGGCAGCAAGCGCTCAAAATCAACGCCGGATTTGAATTAGCCCAAGCCAACCTCAACGATCTCAACCAGCCGGTGAGTCAGCGCCATTGTCCCTGGCCGTTTCCTTTGGCCAACTGGGTCAGCCAGCACGCGATTAACGAACTCCTTGAACAAGTGAGGTTCGGGTTTCGTGAGGATGATGAAGAAGCCGCCACACAGACAACCCAACGCTATCTGCAACAGCATCCAGAGATGGTGAGCCTAGTGCCGATGCTGCTGGATCGGGGCGATCCCCCAGGACGCGAGTTTGCCCTGCGCCTTGCGAAAATGGCCAAGACGCCGGAAATGCTGGAAGCGCTCAAAGATTTTGCCTTGAGTAATCGCGGGCCTGATGAAAGCCGGCATGAAGCGTCAATCGTTGTTTCAAGCGCCGGTCTTCTTTCTGCGGCTGAGCCGGTGCGGATGTGGATGCGAGGCAAATGGCAAGAACTAATACTTTTTGGCTTTGAAATTGATACTGAGCCGGTGGGAACGCACGATCCCCAGGTTATGAAGTGGCTGGCTGCTGCAATTGAAGCTTTAAAACAGCAAAACCCTGATGAGGCCGAGCGCCTGCTCCAACAATGCCTGGAAATTGAACCCGACGATCCCTCGCTGTTAAATAATTTGGCGACTGCCTACGAACAGCAGAAGCGCAAAAAAGAAGCGTACGCACTGACGCACCAAATTTACGAGCGCTATCCAGATTATTTGTTCGCTCGTCTCTCTATTGCCTCACAGCATTTAGCCACGGGAGACATTGAGGCTGCTGAAGAATTACTGAACCCGTTGCTGTCCCGCCGGCGCTTTCATGTCAGCGAATTTGCCGCCTTTTGTATGGTTCAGATGGAACTTTCTGTGGCTAAAGGCTCTCCAGAGGCAGCACGTTCGTGGCTGGGAATGTTTGAGCAGACTTATCCAGAGCACCCAGCAATCGCTTCTTGGAAAAAGCGGTTAAGCCCACCCAGCCGGCAGCTAGGGACTAAGGGCTAG
- a CDS encoding DUF2993 domain-containing protein, which translates to MFGTLIGQTTPPGTDWGERMLNTVASQSIRHLFSQSESVEVVVRCHPSSKLLQGSIDSFKMSGRGLVIRRDFPVEEMVFETDAVSIDFSSILSGQIRLKQPTQAIADVILSEDGINQAFKAELVKKRLQNLDLPALNELSGGAPVSFSEVQVQLLPENRLRIFAKADLGDHGIVPVALTVTLGIERRRRILFQNPEIELDAVPESLQETSKTLAIALGQILDNMVDLDRFDLDGVTMRLNRLETQGKQLIFSGYAQIDHFPQTK; encoded by the coding sequence ATGTTTGGGACTCTCATTGGTCAAACAACCCCCCCTGGCACGGATTGGGGAGAGCGTATGCTCAACACCGTCGCCAGCCAATCCATTCGCCACCTGTTCAGTCAGAGTGAGTCCGTGGAGGTGGTTGTGCGCTGCCATCCCTCCAGCAAACTCTTACAAGGCAGTATAGATAGCTTCAAAATGAGCGGTCGGGGTCTGGTCATTCGCCGGGATTTTCCGGTTGAAGAAATGGTATTTGAAACCGACGCTGTTTCCATTGACTTTAGCTCTATTCTTAGCGGCCAAATTCGCCTCAAACAACCCACCCAAGCCATCGCCGACGTTATTCTCTCCGAAGACGGCATTAACCAGGCTTTTAAAGCTGAGCTAGTGAAAAAGCGGCTGCAAAACCTCGATCTGCCGGCATTAAACGAATTGAGCGGTGGCGCACCCGTTTCTTTTTCCGAGGTGCAAGTGCAGCTGCTGCCTGAAAACCGCCTTCGCATCTTCGCCAAGGCAGATTTAGGAGATCACGGGATCGTGCCCGTCGCCCTGACGGTAACATTAGGCATTGAGCGCCGGCGTCGGATTCTGTTTCAAAATCCCGAAATCGAGCTTGATGCTGTACCGGAATCGCTGCAAGAAACCTCTAAAACCCTGGCAATTGCTTTGGGACAGATTTTGGATAATATGGTCGATCTTGATCGCTTTGATCTCGATGGCGTGACAATGCGGCTCAATCGTCTGGAAACCCAAGGCAAACAGCTAATTTTCAGCGGCTACGCTCAAATCGACCACTTCCCGCAGACTAAATAA
- a CDS encoding MotA/TolQ/ExbB proton channel family protein, whose translation MLPLLGRIFLAALELDCPSPEDFRLALESASQAELLVMRRFNTVFDTIIAVSPLLGLLGTVLGLIQSFSALRVGDVGGSDSVGVTAGISEALISTAAGLIVAIFTLLFANLFRSFYRTLRALIQKYGGKLELLYRSQYQSL comes from the coding sequence ATGTTGCCACTGCTGGGACGGATTTTTCTGGCAGCACTGGAACTTGATTGCCCCTCTCCAGAGGATTTTCGCTTGGCGTTAGAGAGCGCGTCTCAGGCAGAGTTGCTGGTGATGCGCCGGTTTAATACCGTATTTGATACGATTATTGCGGTTTCGCCGTTGCTGGGTTTATTGGGAACTGTTTTAGGATTAATTCAATCTTTCAGTGCTTTACGCGTGGGTGATGTTGGGGGTAGCGATAGTGTTGGCGTTACTGCCGGCATTAGTGAGGCTCTGATTTCTACGGCTGCTGGATTAATTGTTGCTATTTTTACACTTTTATTTGCCAATCTGTTTCGGAGTTTCTATCGGACGCTGCGGGCTTTGATTCAGAAGTATGGGGGAAAGTTAGAGTTACTTTACCGGAGCCAATATCAAAGCTTGTAA
- a CDS encoding pentapeptide repeat-containing protein has translation MAGNSAHVKRLLQTKQCQGGDLSEANLAQLNLSGADLSGAKLMFANLHGANLNSANLSGADLCFANLVAADLTNADLRGIDGKGLNLLDAKLPRANFSGADLGFSTFVNSNLHEANLSGADLDGANMIGAKLNSANLSGTDLGGANLGHAELIGANLSNANLSDARLVGADLSDANLSGANLSSANLLNANLSGANLSGANLSGANLANAQLEGAIGLYMDTQVGTRRHDTQRSGTPQSSPAYVTFSQPGAYRSDSPTLGLPHPGLP, from the coding sequence ATGGCGGGAAATAGCGCACACGTCAAACGGTTGCTGCAAACGAAACAATGTCAGGGGGGCGATCTGAGCGAGGCAAACTTGGCTCAATTGAATTTGAGTGGTGCTGACCTCAGCGGTGCTAAGTTAATGTTTGCCAACCTGCATGGGGCCAATCTTAATAGTGCGAACTTGAGCGGTGCCGATCTCTGTTTTGCGAACCTCGTAGCAGCCGATCTAACGAATGCCGATCTCAGGGGGATCGATGGCAAAGGACTAAATTTGTTAGATGCCAAACTCCCTCGTGCTAATTTCAGCGGTGCTGATTTGGGGTTTTCCACATTTGTTAACAGCAATTTGCACGAAGCCAATCTCAGCGGTGCAGACTTGGATGGTGCCAATATGATAGGAGCCAAACTCAATAGTGCTAACCTCAGCGGTACTGACTTGGGAGGTGCCAATTTAGGTCATGCTGAGCTGATAGGGGCTAATCTGTCGAATGCTAACTTGAGTGATGCTCGGTTGGTGGGTGCTGACTTGAGTGATGCGAATTTGAGTGGGGCGAACTTAAGTAGCGCCAATTTGTTGAATGCGAATTTAAGTGGGGCGAATCTGAGTGGGGCGAATCTGAGTGGGGCGAATCTGGCGAACGCGCAACTAGAGGGTGCGATAGGACTCTACATGGACACTCAAGTTGGGACTCGCCGGCATGACACCCAGAGGTCAGGCACGCCCCAGTCAAGCCCAGCTTATGTTACTTTTTCCCAGCCTGGGGCATATCGCTCAGATTCGCCAACTTTAGGATTGCCACATCCGGGATTGCCTTAG
- a CDS encoding acetylornithine/succinylornithine family transaminase, whose product MSVETLIEQTSGVAESSPFSPENFDSYVMTTYARFSLALERGVGCRVWDTQGREYLDFVAGIATCTLGHAHPAMVEAVTQQIQTLHHVSNLYYIPVQGQLAQWLVDHSCADRAFFCNSGAEANEGAIKLARKYAHTVLNIKEPVILTAHASFHGRTLATITATGQPKYQKNFDPLMPGFQYVPYNDIEALEAVIAELDSGERRVAAILLEALQGEGGVRPGEVAYFQRIREICDEKGILLILDEVQVGMGRTGKLWGYENLGIEPDIFTSAKGLGGGIPIGAMLCKSFCDVFQPGDHASTFGGNPFACAVALAVCQTIERENLLANAVARGEQLRAGLQALAAKYPHLVTEVRGWGLINGMELKADIELTSPAVVKAAMDEGLLLVPAGPKVLRFVPPLILSSQEVDSALQTLERVFSQVLSPQS is encoded by the coding sequence GTGAGCGTAGAAACTCTTATTGAGCAGACATCTGGAGTGGCAGAGTCTAGCCCATTTAGCCCAGAGAACTTTGACAGCTATGTGATGACCACATACGCCCGATTTTCCCTAGCCTTAGAGCGAGGGGTCGGTTGTCGGGTTTGGGACACGCAAGGGCGCGAATATCTCGATTTTGTTGCCGGCATTGCCACTTGTACTTTGGGACACGCCCACCCAGCAATGGTGGAAGCCGTAACCCAGCAGATTCAAACGCTGCACCATGTTTCCAATCTTTACTACATTCCCGTGCAAGGTCAACTGGCGCAATGGCTGGTTGATCATTCCTGTGCGGATCGGGCATTTTTCTGTAACTCCGGCGCGGAAGCGAATGAAGGGGCGATTAAACTGGCCCGAAAATACGCGCATACGGTTTTAAATATTAAAGAGCCGGTGATTTTAACCGCTCATGCCAGTTTCCACGGACGGACGCTGGCGACAATTACGGCAACGGGTCAACCCAAGTATCAGAAAAATTTTGATCCCTTGATGCCCGGTTTTCAATATGTGCCTTACAACGATATTGAGGCACTAGAGGCGGTAATTGCAGAACTCGATAGCGGCGAACGGCGGGTTGCGGCGATTCTCCTAGAAGCTTTACAGGGAGAAGGCGGCGTGCGTCCGGGAGAAGTTGCTTATTTCCAGCGAATTCGGGAAATTTGCGATGAAAAGGGCATCCTGCTGATTTTAGATGAAGTGCAAGTCGGAATGGGACGCACCGGCAAGCTGTGGGGTTACGAAAATCTCGGCATTGAGCCAGATATCTTTACCTCTGCCAAGGGATTAGGCGGGGGTATTCCCATTGGTGCAATGTTGTGCAAGTCCTTCTGCGATGTCTTCCAACCCGGAGATCACGCCAGTACCTTTGGCGGCAATCCCTTTGCTTGTGCTGTTGCGCTCGCTGTCTGCCAGACAATAGAACGGGAGAACCTGCTGGCTAACGCTGTGGCGCGGGGTGAGCAACTGCGAGCCGGCTTGCAGGCGCTAGCCGCGAAATACCCTCACCTGGTTACTGAGGTGCGCGGCTGGGGTTTAATTAACGGCATGGAACTGAAAGCAGACATCGAGCTAACGTCTCCTGCGGTTGTTAAAGCGGCGATGGATGAAGGCTTGCTGCTGGTGCCAGCCGGTCCCAAAGTTCTGCGCTTTGTCCCCCCACTGATTCTTAGTTCCCAGGAAGTAGACAGCGCCCTGCAAACCCTTGAACGAGTGTTTTCTCAAGTCCTGAGTCCTCAGTCCTGA
- a CDS encoding NAD-binding protein, which translates to MYTTLEQKYRRIQKELLGGTIAFAGVLLIGTLWYWLVEKWPWPDAAYMTVITLATVGFGEIYPLGDRGRLFTIALILMGLINIGYIVNRFTEALIQGYFQEGIRLRQKKRLIDSLSEHYILCGFGRTGRQIAYEFKAEGIDFVTIDSDSEQILEAQQLGYTAFQGDATLDATLLKVGVEKAVCLVAALPSDAENLYTVLSAKTLNPKVRAIARASTEEAVQKLQRGGADAVVSPYITGGRRMAAAALRPQVMDFVDGIIAGADRAFYLEEFLIDPETCPCVGQSLREAKLRSQSGALVLAVRRADGTLIGGPTADTQLIPGDLLICMGTAEQLRQLNQILGPIRSKALRRPKQAP; encoded by the coding sequence GTGTATACGACTCTCGAACAAAAATATCGACGCATCCAAAAAGAACTGCTTGGGGGGACGATCGCCTTCGCCGGCGTTCTGCTCATCGGCACGTTATGGTACTGGCTGGTCGAAAAATGGCCTTGGCCAGATGCCGCTTACATGACCGTGATCACCTTAGCAACGGTTGGGTTTGGAGAAATTTACCCCCTCGGAGATCGCGGGCGGCTGTTTACCATCGCGTTGATTTTGATGGGGCTGATCAACATCGGCTATATTGTTAACCGATTTACAGAAGCCTTGATTCAAGGCTACTTTCAGGAAGGCATTCGATTAAGGCAAAAAAAACGCTTGATAGACTCTTTATCTGAGCATTACATCCTCTGCGGGTTCGGTCGCACGGGCCGGCAAATTGCCTATGAATTTAAGGCAGAAGGCATTGATTTTGTAACGATTGATTCCGATTCCGAACAGATTTTAGAAGCTCAACAGCTAGGTTACACGGCCTTTCAAGGCGATGCGACGTTAGATGCCACCCTGCTTAAGGTTGGCGTTGAAAAGGCTGTCTGCTTAGTGGCGGCGCTGCCGTCTGATGCGGAAAATCTTTATACGGTTCTGTCTGCAAAAACACTCAATCCTAAAGTTAGGGCGATCGCTCGCGCTAGTACAGAAGAAGCGGTTCAAAAGCTGCAACGTGGCGGTGCAGATGCAGTTGTCTCGCCCTATATCACCGGCGGCAGGCGCATGGCAGCAGCGGCACTGAGACCCCAGGTTATGGACTTTGTGGATGGAATTATTGCCGGCGCGGATCGGGCTTTTTATCTAGAAGAGTTCTTGATCGACCCGGAAACTTGTCCTTGTGTGGGCCAATCTTTGAGAGAGGCTAAACTTCGTTCTCAGTCTGGGGCATTAGTTCTTGCTGTTCGCCGCGCTGATGGTACGCTCATAGGCGGCCCAACTGCTGATACCCAGTTAATACCGGGAGATTTGCTCATCTGCATGGGGACAGCTGAGCAACTGCGCCAACTCAATCAAATTCTTGGCCCGATTCGCTCGAAGGCGCTTCGCCGGCCTAAACAGGCACCGTGA
- a CDS encoding glycogen debranching protein encodes MTIWVNEQIDPSGMLFACIACANESQAKECHESFDQNLTESQKASGWMARLRTVSSWDEVPVNALKLS; translated from the coding sequence ATGACTATCTGGGTAAACGAACAAATCGATCCTTCGGGTATGCTATTCGCTTGCATTGCCTGCGCCAATGAGTCTCAAGCCAAGGAATGCCACGAGTCATTCGATCAGAATTTAACTGAAAGCCAAAAAGCAAGCGGTTGGATGGCAAGATTGCGGACGGTCAGTTCTTGGGATGAGGTGCCGGTGAATGCCTTAAAGCTGTCCTGA